A part of Paenibacillus donghaensis genomic DNA contains:
- a CDS encoding LysR family transcriptional regulator, giving the protein MEIRQLKTFCTLASTCSFSRTAELLSYVPSTITMQIKSLEEELGVKLLDRLGKNVVLTDAGQQFLPYATKILNDVEEAKCVSSQHGETTGTVIIGADEVLCAYLLPSLFRRFREDFPGVRLLFRPLSGQELRHSLREGLADVIFVLDEFVGAKDLHSEFLKDELFRMVVSPDHLLASRSSLIIDDFHRQHFLLTEKNCSYRSHFHQSLLKKGADALTELEFHSVEAIKQCAVAGLGIALLPDMALKEELREGRLVALPWDLSDLSFSAQMLWHHEKWISPSMAAFIHTAKSELKIEEVSGP; this is encoded by the coding sequence ATGGAAATACGCCAACTTAAAACGTTTTGTACTCTTGCTTCTACATGCAGCTTTAGTCGAACTGCTGAACTATTGAGCTATGTACCATCTACCATAACCATGCAAATCAAATCCTTGGAAGAAGAGCTGGGCGTGAAATTGCTAGATCGATTAGGCAAGAATGTCGTGTTAACGGATGCCGGCCAACAATTTTTGCCGTATGCCACTAAAATTTTAAACGATGTAGAAGAAGCGAAGTGCGTATCTAGTCAGCACGGAGAAACGACGGGAACCGTTATTATAGGGGCAGACGAAGTTCTTTGCGCATACCTTCTTCCCTCCTTGTTTAGACGTTTTCGTGAAGACTTTCCAGGCGTTCGTCTTTTGTTTCGTCCCTTGTCCGGCCAAGAGCTTAGACATAGTCTAAGAGAAGGGCTTGCAGATGTCATTTTTGTATTGGATGAATTCGTTGGAGCCAAAGACCTTCATTCAGAGTTTTTGAAAGATGAGCTATTTCGAATGGTGGTATCTCCGGATCATCTGCTGGCATCTCGTTCCTCATTGATTATTGATGACTTTCACAGACAGCATTTTTTGTTGACCGAAAAGAACTGTTCTTATCGCAGTCATTTTCACCAGTCCCTATTGAAAAAAGGCGCCGATGCTTTGACAGAACTGGAGTTTCATAGCGTAGAGGCAATTAAACAATGTGCTGTGGCTGGTCTTGGGATCGCCCTGTTGCCTGATATGGCCTTGAAGGAAGAGTTGAGAGAGGGGAGGCTGGTTGCTTTACCATGGGATTTATCTGATTTATCATTTTCGGCACAAATGCTCTGGCATCATGAGAAATGGATTTCTCCATCAATGGCGGCCTTCATTCATACAGCAAAGAGTGAGTTAAAAATAGAAGAAGTATCTGGCCCATAA
- a CDS encoding alpha/beta fold hydrolase, with protein MNDYETYPLGDILLQSGQQLPQAFIAYKTYGTLNAAKNNVIVYPTWFAGLHTDNEWLIGENKALDPNRYFIIVPNMLGNGLSSSPSNTPAPFDKANFPLISMYDNVRFQHQLITQKFGITKIKLVVGWSLGAMQVFQWGTSYPEMVERIAPFGGTAKTRPHAQLVFEGMIAALQADTNFKKGRYERPPVIGLAAMGRAYAPWGFSQAYYLENLYQSEGYNSLKSYVEDYWDQVFLSFDANDLIAMLRTGIHGDISDNPVDGCNFEQALSKITSPALVMPGSSDLFFTPEDSAYDVQHMPNAVFRPIESKWGHCFGIGANEPDSLVIDSHLRQFLQLG; from the coding sequence ATGAACGATTATGAAACATATCCCCTTGGAGATATATTGCTTCAATCGGGTCAGCAACTCCCTCAAGCATTTATTGCTTATAAGACCTACGGAACCTTGAATGCCGCAAAGAACAATGTTATTGTATATCCGACTTGGTTTGCTGGTCTTCACACAGATAATGAATGGTTAATTGGAGAGAACAAGGCACTAGATCCCAATCGATATTTTATCATTGTGCCCAATATGTTGGGTAACGGATTATCGTCCTCTCCTAGCAATACTCCCGCTCCTTTTGATAAGGCCAATTTTCCTCTCATCTCTATGTATGACAATGTACGTTTTCAACATCAACTAATCACTCAAAAATTCGGTATCACCAAAATCAAACTAGTTGTGGGTTGGTCTCTGGGAGCCATGCAAGTTTTTCAATGGGGAACGAGTTATCCTGAAATGGTCGAACGTATTGCACCATTCGGCGGAACGGCAAAAACCAGACCGCATGCGCAGCTGGTATTCGAAGGTATGATCGCAGCGTTACAGGCGGATACGAATTTTAAAAAAGGAAGGTACGAGCGTCCACCGGTTATCGGTCTCGCAGCGATGGGAAGAGCCTATGCACCATGGGGTTTTTCGCAGGCGTACTATTTGGAGAATTTGTATCAATCTGAAGGATACAATTCCTTGAAATCTTATGTAGAAGATTACTGGGATCAGGTATTTTTGTCCTTTGATGCTAATGACTTGATTGCCATGTTGCGTACAGGAATACATGGGGACATTAGCGATAATCCCGTGGATGGCTGCAACTTCGAACAGGCATTAAGTAAAATCACCTCTCCTGCACTCGTTATGCCGGGGTCAAGTGATTTGTTCTTCACTCCAGAGGACAGTGCGTATGATGTTCAACATATGCCGAATGCTGTTTTTCGACCCATAGAATCCAAGTGGGGACACTGCTTTGGAATCGGAGCAAACGAACCGGATTCACTCGTTATAGATAGTCATCTAAGACAATTTTTGCAGTTAGGATAG
- a CDS encoding TetR/AcrR family transcriptional regulator produces MARRRLPADESKAFILSNAHTLFIKKGYKGTTMDDLCELTQLSKGNIYHHFRNKEDIFLQLLETYVGRLSLRWLSTEYQSLSPSEQLIALADQFGRECENPLLTVAEEYFKMLTDDSSALSKVSESVELIPNAIKEAVKRGIDQQSFKGTDTESLSFAVLSMLVGATQLCLAMPDLSSDEYASVHVNAIQLLLSGISTE; encoded by the coding sequence ATGGCAAGAAGAAGATTACCGGCCGATGAATCTAAAGCATTCATTTTATCCAATGCCCATACATTATTTATAAAGAAGGGCTATAAAGGAACCACAATGGACGATCTATGTGAATTAACTCAATTAAGTAAAGGTAATATATATCATCACTTTAGAAATAAGGAGGATATTTTCCTTCAGCTTCTCGAAACTTATGTTGGGCGACTGTCGCTCAGATGGCTTAGTACTGAATATCAATCTCTGTCTCCATCCGAACAGCTTATAGCGCTGGCAGATCAGTTTGGAAGAGAATGTGAAAACCCTTTGCTTACGGTAGCTGAAGAATACTTTAAGATGCTAACAGATGATTCGTCCGCTTTATCGAAGGTATCAGAAAGTGTGGAGCTAATACCGAATGCCATAAAGGAAGCTGTGAAGAGAGGCATTGATCAGCAATCCTTCAAAGGAACGGATACCGAGTCATTGAGCTTTGCAGTATTGTCCATGTTAGTAGGCGCAACCCAGCTTTGCTTAGCCATGCCTGATTTAAGCAGTGATGAATATGCATCCGTACATGTAAATGCTATCCAACTTCTGTTATCAGGTATATCTACCGAATAA
- a CDS encoding DNA-binding protein yields the protein MELDLRGINVDSLIQMLKASFTLENWDGILLIADKLYTEIDSLYTANQRERADGRKVRSLNLQRPIVYYFGYSMCLKGIALQKIGRYEEARACIDKYSELGWINEIDAEGMAEVEYYREIAAANRYVIDLNKGNTAILPAYIRFLQDNEEEILPGLIHILESAIKFKYNVDEVLSDFQEKITSMREYYEKERNIRYYVDYIYLEAKYYSINGKQYDAINKLLTSLASSIKLRDDTGFRKSAVLFELLRDQSNSIQLNEYKQLMKQILD from the coding sequence TTGGAATTGGATCTTAGAGGGATCAACGTTGATTCATTAATTCAAATGCTCAAGGCTTCTTTTACTCTAGAAAATTGGGACGGCATCCTCTTGATTGCTGATAAATTATATACCGAGATTGACTCACTTTACACCGCTAATCAGCGTGAGAGAGCAGACGGTCGAAAAGTAAGGTCTCTCAATCTGCAGCGACCTATTGTCTATTACTTTGGCTATAGCATGTGTTTGAAGGGGATCGCTCTGCAGAAGATAGGACGGTATGAAGAGGCACGTGCCTGCATCGACAAATATTCGGAGCTCGGCTGGATCAATGAAATAGACGCTGAGGGAATGGCCGAGGTTGAATATTATCGGGAGATTGCTGCAGCGAACCGATACGTTATTGACTTGAACAAGGGTAACACCGCAATACTTCCAGCTTACATACGTTTCTTGCAGGACAACGAGGAAGAGATACTGCCAGGATTGATTCATATCCTGGAATCAGCTATCAAATTCAAGTATAACGTCGATGAGGTTTTGTCTGATTTCCAAGAAAAGATTACATCCATGAGAGAGTATTACGAAAAGGAACGAAACATTCGCTATTATGTCGATTATATATACCTAGAGGCGAAGTACTATTCCATAAATGGTAAGCAATATGATGCCATAAACAAATTACTTACATCTTTAGCATCAAGCATTAAACTTAGAGATGACACAGGGTTCAGGAAATCTGCTGTTCTGTTTGAGTTGCTCCGTGATCAATCAAATTCCATTCAGCTAAATGAGTACAAGCAGTTAATGAAGCAAATACTTGATTAG